A genomic window from Candidatus Krumholzibacteriia bacterium includes:
- the nusA gene encoding transcription termination factor NusA has translation MDYNIVEALQAVVREKNVETSTLIESLVVGLQSAAKKKVGLNADISVDVDIDTGDIEIVQRKSVVDRVLDSETQVSVEDAQLEYGDEIDVGDVVKTYLDYNEFGRNAIGVAKQVLLQKVRDAERTQVYETFRDQVGEVVVGVVQQVDKGNIYVTLGRIEALLPFRERIRGENYHQGKTIKAFIIEVQNSSRGPQVILSRTHPGFLRVLFEAEVPEIEESIVEIKAVAREPGTRSKIAVVSHDERVDAVGSCVGMKGSRVQAVTRELGGEKIDIVPWSEDPMTLVTRALSPARVNQILPEEDAQQVTAVVDDDQLSLAIGREGKNVRLASKLTGWKIDLVSASEQYMRQRIAEELSMDIGDMSGVDEQMAVQIKGAGIDTVEEMASVTVEQLTLLAGLEAEQAEELIATAQATLEELRKQVEEMIEREKAEQSRSFFDQEIFGEEAGEAEKKLEEKDIFGEQAAAGEGDEKKKEDGKKLTEEDIFRGESSEE, from the coding sequence ATGGACTACAACATCGTCGAGGCCCTGCAGGCCGTGGTCCGCGAGAAGAACGTGGAGACCTCGACCCTGATCGAGAGTCTCGTCGTCGGTCTGCAGTCGGCGGCGAAGAAGAAGGTCGGGCTCAACGCGGACATCAGCGTCGACGTCGACATCGACACCGGCGACATCGAGATCGTCCAGCGGAAGAGCGTGGTCGACCGCGTGCTCGACAGCGAGACCCAGGTCTCGGTCGAAGACGCCCAGCTCGAATACGGCGACGAGATCGATGTCGGCGACGTCGTGAAGACCTACCTCGACTACAACGAGTTCGGCCGCAACGCGATCGGTGTGGCCAAGCAGGTCCTCCTGCAGAAGGTGCGCGACGCCGAGCGCACCCAGGTCTACGAGACGTTCCGCGATCAGGTCGGTGAGGTCGTGGTCGGCGTCGTCCAGCAGGTCGACAAGGGCAACATCTACGTCACCCTGGGCCGGATCGAGGCCCTGCTTCCGTTCCGCGAGCGCATCCGCGGAGAGAACTACCACCAGGGCAAGACCATCAAGGCCTTCATCATCGAGGTCCAGAACAGCAGCCGCGGCCCGCAGGTCATCCTGAGCCGGACACATCCGGGCTTCCTTCGCGTGCTCTTCGAGGCCGAGGTGCCCGAGATCGAAGAGAGCATCGTCGAGATCAAGGCCGTTGCCCGCGAACCGGGGACCCGTAGCAAGATCGCCGTGGTCAGTCACGACGAGCGGGTCGACGCCGTCGGTAGCTGCGTCGGCATGAAGGGCAGTCGCGTGCAGGCGGTGACCCGCGAGCTCGGTGGCGAGAAGATCGACATCGTGCCCTGGAGCGAGGATCCCATGACCCTGGTCACGCGGGCCTTGTCGCCGGCGCGGGTCAATCAGATCCTGCCCGAGGAAGACGCCCAGCAGGTCACGGCCGTGGTCGACGACGACCAGCTCAGCCTGGCCATCGGCCGCGAGGGCAAGAACGTGCGCCTCGCGAGCAAGCTCACCGGATGGAAGATCGACCTGGTGAGCGCCAGCGAGCAGTACATGCGCCAGCGTATCGCCGAGGAACTGTCCATGGACATCGGCGACATGTCGGGTGTCGACGAGCAGATGGCCGTCCAGATCAAGGGCGCCGGCATCGACACGGTCGAGGAGATGGCCTCGGTCACCGTCGAGCAGCTCACGTTGCTGGCGGGTCTCGAGGCCGAGCAGGCGGAGGAACTGATCGCCACCGCCCAGGCCACGCTCGAGGAGCTGCGCAAGCAGGTCGAGGAGATGATCGAGCGGGAGAAGGCCGAGCAGTCGAGGAGCTTCTTCGACCAGGAGATCTTCGGCGAAGAGGCCGGCGAGGCCGAGAAGAAGCTCGAGGAGAAGGACATCTTCGGCGAGCAGGCAGCGGCCGGCGAGGGCGACGAGAAGAAGAAGGAAGACGGGAAGAAGCTCACCGAGGAAGACATCTTCCGGGGTGAGTCGTCCGAGGAATGA
- the rimP gene encoding ribosome maturation factor RimP produces the protein MDARQAVHDRVLALAAPELELLGFDLVEFETLAGGNRLTLRFAVDRMPAEGEVTPTGGITVDEISRASRAIAKVIEAEEAEAGEFIGRYTIEVSSPGIFRKLTRPDHYRRYVGEIVKVVADAPDDGTEQVRGRLLAYEDGRIRVDDAERGEVEIELDRVRRAKLDPDLDFGGRSERR, from the coding sequence ATGGACGCCAGGCAAGCGGTGCACGACCGGGTGCTGGCCCTGGCGGCGCCCGAACTCGAGCTGCTGGGCTTCGACCTCGTGGAGTTCGAGACCCTGGCCGGGGGGAACCGCCTGACGCTGCGCTTCGCGGTCGACCGCATGCCGGCCGAGGGAGAGGTGACGCCGACCGGGGGCATCACCGTCGACGAGATCTCGCGGGCGAGCCGTGCGATCGCGAAGGTGATCGAAGCCGAGGAGGCCGAGGCGGGGGAGTTCATCGGGCGCTACACCATCGAGGTGAGCAGCCCGGGGATCTTCCGGAAGCTGACCCGCCCCGACCACTACCGCCGCTACGTCGGCGAGATCGTGAAGGTGGTGGCCGACGCCCCGGACGACGGCACCGAGCAGGTGCGCGGTCGATTGCTGGCCTACGAAGACGGCCGGATCCGGGTCGACGACGCCGAGCGCGGCGAGGTCGAGATCGAACTCGACCGGGTACGCCGCGCCAAACTGGACCCCGATCTGGACTTCGGGGGCCGGAGCGAACGACGCTGA